From a single Eleginops maclovinus isolate JMC-PN-2008 ecotype Puerto Natales chromosome 18, JC_Emac_rtc_rv5, whole genome shotgun sequence genomic region:
- the tsen34 gene encoding tRNA-splicing endonuclease subunit Sen34, translating to MEQDRPPPQVVGVTLCDSAPLLWRVQDLKEVRARGLVGGLVGSLPRTPRQNGRLGRPLLLLPEEERLLTELHAKANANQGAGGVQLRLQVQQHQEEQKRSFEEQKIIALQDRKSALLRAMTSSHTDSAASDESLRGRLEALDRSFTFPRSALAVQLSTSRAGLHHCSEDRAFLRAQQPITVQDDPRAAARYQVFGDLRGRGFYLTSAGKFGGDFLVYPGDPLRFHAHFIAVVLSLDLSLSPLDVLAVARLGSNVKKTVLLCSPGRGGGVLYTSLQWSGMV from the exons ATGGAGCAGGACCGGCCTCCCCCTCAGGTTGTGGGGGTCACCCTGTGTGACTCCGCCCCTCTGCTGTGGAGGGTGCAGGACCTGAAGGAGGTGAGGGCCCGGGGCCTGGTTGGGGGGCTGGTGGGCTCCCTGCCACGAACCCCCCGACAGAACGGGAGGCTGGGGAggcccctgctgctgctgccagaaGAGGAGCGGCTGCTAACCGAGCTACATgctaaagctaatgctaaccaG GGTGCAGGGGGGGTTCAGCTCAGACTACAGGTGCAGCAGCACcaggaggagcagaagaggagcTTTGAGGAGCAGAAAATCATCGCTCTGCAGGACAGGAAGTCAGCGCTGCTGCGTGCCATGACATCATCACACACAG ATTCTGCTGCCTCAGATGAGTCACTGCGTGGCCGCCTGGAGGCCCTGGACCGCAGCTTTACCTTCCCCCGCTCAGCGCTGGCGGTGCAGCTGAGCACGTCAAGGGCAGGTCTTCATCACTGCTCCGAGGACCGGGCCTTCCTGAGGgcccagcagccaatcacagtgcAGGACGACCCTAGGGCCGCCGCCAGGTACCAGGTGTTCGGAGACCTGAGGGGGCGAGGCTTCTACCTGACCTCAGCCGGGAAGTTCGGAGGAGACTTCCTGGTCTACCCAG gtgaCCCCCTGCGATTCCACGCTCACTTCATCGCGGTGGTCTTGTCTCTGGacttgtctctctctcctctggaCGTCCTGGCTGTTGCTCGACTCGGTTCCAACGTGAAGAAGACAGTTCTGCTGTGCTCCCCGGGGCGGGGGGGCGGCGTCCTGTACACCTCTCTGCAGTGGAGTGGCATGGTGTAG
- the clrn1 gene encoding clarin-1 has product MSSRLQQQLLFSLSGLLALSSGLLSAVSSGLPLWLRGSVLCLTGAELVNASGPELDKFRGELSYGLLMGRRVRQCGLGGRASSFYFFPELLSAIPVGLHVSVLFFCGVVVLFSSVGSGFFFFNAFGRPYETLQGPLGLYLWTTISCVSSCLVMILFASEVSLSHLSDRIANFNEGSFVYQTHSEHFGRCFWLFFLVFLLHTINFLLIRLTGVQFPFRGKEVDPSGGAADLMY; this is encoded by the exons atgtcCTCccggctgcagcagcagctcctcttctctctctccggGCTTCTGGCCCTCTCGTCGGGGCTCCTCTCGGCGGTGAGCTCCGGTCTCCCCCTGTGGCTCCGGGGCTCAGTGCTATGCCTCACCGGGGCTGAGCTGGTCAACGCCTCCGGCCCCGAGCTGGACAAGTTCAGGGGGGAGCTGAGCTACGGACTGCTGATGGGCCGCAGGGTCAGGCAGTGTGGTCTGGGGGGCCGGGCCTCATCCTTTTACT TCTTCCCAGAGCTGTTGAGCGCCATCCCAGTGGGCCTCCACGTCAGCGTCCTCTTCTTTTGTGGTGTGGTGgttctcttctcctctgtgggctccggcttcttcttcttcaacgCGTTCGGACGGCCCTACGAGACGCTGCAGGGACCTCTGGGGCTCTACCTGTGGACCACCATCAGCT GTGTGAGCAGCTGTCTGGTGATGATCCTCTTTGCGTCGGAGGTGAGTTTGAGTCACCTGTCGGACCGGATCGCTAACTTCAACGAGGGGAGTTTCGTGTATCAGACGCACAGCGAGCACTTCGGACGCTGCTTCTGGCTCTTCTTCCTCGTCTTCTTGCTGCACACCATCAACTTCCTGCTGATCCGCCTGACGGGGGTCCAGTTCCCCTTCAGGGGCAAAGAGGTGGACCCGAGCGGGGGGGCAGCAGACCTCATGTACTGA